From a single Mucilaginibacter terrenus genomic region:
- a CDS encoding head GIN domain-containing protein: MRSIKKLILAAALVAVNGLAMANTEDRHLSGFNGVNVGGSFDVYITQGSTESVKVDAPSDIIGRIVTEVEGGTLKIYTKRDENNNWSWHNKKVVVYVSIKDINNITLAGSGDVFFKEGIRANNLKIRLSGSGDITGKLDVSNLESSIAGSGDITVSGSADVSSVSVVGSGDYTGQNLVTKNTSVKVAGSGDARVNVSEKLDASVVGSGDVHYTGSVKNINSSKAGSGSVSRM; the protein is encoded by the coding sequence ATGAGATCAATAAAAAAACTAATACTGGCAGCCGCGTTGGTTGCTGTAAACGGCCTTGCAATGGCCAATACCGAAGATCGTCATCTGTCTGGCTTCAACGGAGTTAACGTAGGCGGATCATTTGATGTTTATATCACTCAGGGCTCTACTGAATCAGTTAAGGTAGATGCGCCTTCAGATATCATCGGTCGCATTGTAACCGAAGTTGAAGGCGGCACTTTAAAAATATACACTAAGCGTGACGAGAACAACAATTGGAGCTGGCACAATAAGAAGGTGGTTGTTTATGTGTCGATAAAAGATATAAATAATATTACATTGGCAGGCTCCGGAGATGTGTTCTTTAAAGAAGGCATCCGTGCTAACAACTTAAAAATCAGGCTAAGTGGCTCTGGTGACATTACCGGTAAACTTGACGTTAGTAACCTGGAGAGCAGCATAGCCGGCAGTGGTGACATTACCGTAAGCGGCAGCGCTGATGTATCATCAGTAAGTGTAGTTGGTAGCGGCGATTATACTGGTCAGAACCTGGTAACTAAAAATACATCGGTAAAAGTTGCCGGCAGCGGCGATGCACGGGTAAATGTATCTGAAAAGTTAGATGCCTCTGTAGTTGGAAGCGGTGATGTACACTACACCGGTTCTGTAAAGAATATTAACAGCTCAAAAGCTGGAAGTGGCAGTGTAAGCCGTATGTAA
- the trxA gene encoding thioredoxin yields the protein MALEITDANFEELVLKSDKPVLVDFWAEWCGPCRMVGPVVEDIAKEYEGKALVGKVNVDNNPGISMKYGIRNIPALLFFKDGEIVDKQIGAVPKSVLADKLVKQLA from the coding sequence ATGGCTTTAGAAATAACTGATGCAAACTTCGAAGAACTTGTCCTTAAATCAGACAAGCCAGTACTTGTTGATTTTTGGGCAGAGTGGTGCGGTCCTTGTCGTATGGTAGGCCCGGTAGTAGAAGATATTGCTAAAGAATACGAAGGCAAAGCCCTTGTAGGTAAAGTAAACGTAGATAATAACCCAGGTATATCAATGAAATACGGAATCCGTAACATCCCTGCTTTGTTATTTTTCAAAGACGGCGAGATTGTTGACAAACAAATCGGTGCTGTACCAAAATCAGTACTTGCAGACAAGTTGGTTAAGCAATTAGCATAA
- a CDS encoding SDR family oxidoreductase, which produces MKKLANKTAVITGGNSGIGLATAKEFINQGATVIITGRNRKAVDEAVADLGENAYGVIADSGSIASINTLREQIKAISQKIDIVFINAGVGKFNSVEQMSEEMFDEIMDINFKGAYFSLQQILPLVNDGGSIVFNTSINAHIGMAGASVYAASKAALLSLTKNLAIELLPRKIRVNSVSPGPVGTPFHSTDKLGLTDEQLQQMGEGIIKQVPIGRFGTMEELAKIVTFFASDDSTFLLGSELIADGGMYNL; this is translated from the coding sequence ATGAAAAAGTTAGCGAACAAAACAGCAGTAATAACAGGCGGTAACAGCGGTATAGGCCTGGCCACAGCAAAGGAATTTATAAACCAGGGTGCAACGGTAATAATTACCGGCCGTAATCGTAAAGCGGTAGACGAGGCCGTTGCTGACCTTGGAGAGAACGCTTACGGCGTAATAGCAGATAGTGGTAGCATAGCATCTATTAACACCTTACGCGAGCAGATAAAAGCCATTAGCCAGAAAATAGATATCGTATTTATCAATGCCGGAGTAGGTAAATTCAATTCGGTTGAGCAGATGAGCGAAGAGATGTTTGACGAAATTATGGACATCAACTTCAAAGGCGCTTATTTCAGCCTTCAGCAAATATTACCGCTTGTGAATGATGGTGGTTCAATTGTATTCAACACTTCTATAAATGCGCACATCGGCATGGCAGGTGCCAGCGTTTACGCTGCAAGTAAAGCCGCACTGCTTTCACTTACAAAAAACTTGGCCATAGAGCTGCTGCCGCGTAAAATAAGGGTAAACTCTGTTAGTCCGGGGCCGGTGGGTACACCATTCCACAGCACTGATAAACTTGGTCTTACCGACGAGCAGCTACAACAAATGGGAGAGGGTATCATTAAACAAGTACCTATTGGCCGTTTCGGTACAATGGAAGAATTGGCGAAAATTGTTACGTTCTTCGCCTCTGATGATTCCACCTTTCTGCTTGGTTCAGAATTAATAGCTGACGGCGGAATGTACAATTTGTAA
- a CDS encoding winged helix-turn-helix transcriptional regulator: protein MTKQRQTDYTCSMAAALAVISGKWKLKILNQLLTGPRRYSEINRNIDGMTEKMLSQQLRELEEDGIVARKVYPEVPPRVEYTFTDLGAELSDIFYALEKWGSHFLTAQTGTIIKEDASCYVNIKDAVDVINN from the coding sequence ATGACAAAACAAAGACAGACTGATTACACCTGCAGCATGGCAGCCGCACTTGCTGTGATTAGCGGTAAATGGAAACTGAAGATACTTAATCAGTTGTTAACTGGCCCTAGGCGTTATAGCGAAATAAACCGCAACATAGACGGCATGACCGAGAAAATGTTGTCCCAGCAGCTTCGTGAGCTGGAAGAGGACGGTATTGTGGCCCGCAAAGTATACCCTGAAGTACCACCACGTGTAGAATACACTTTTACTGACCTCGGCGCCGAGTTGTCTGATATCTTTTACGCCCTCGAAAAATGGGGCAGTCACTTCCTTACTGCACAAACTGGTACTATTATTAAAGAAGATGCCAGCTGCTATGTAAATATTAAAGACGCTGTAGATGTAATAAACAATTAA
- the dnaE gene encoding DNA polymerase III subunit alpha has protein sequence MPEFSHLHVHTQFSLLDGAADISKLYKKAAKDGMKALAITDHGNMFGVFKFVAEAGKHNVKPIVGCEFYVVNDRHVKQFTKEKKDKRYHQLLLAKNPEGYKNLVKLCSLGYMEGLYSKWPRIDKELILKYHKGLIATTCCIGASVPQAILRDGEEAAEAEFKWWLDIFGEDYYIEVQRHEIPEQEIINNVLLKFAKKYGVKVICSNDSHYVDQQDSNAHDILLCVNTGDMQSTPIATDEEGGKGYRFGFPNDQFYFKSQEEMGKLFHDIPESLDNTNEIVDKVETLKLKRDILLPNYVIPEEFKIHSDLTPDADTLNQWEYLKHLTFMGAKERYKDISPEAEERINFELFTIRTMGFAGYFLIVADFIKAGRDMGVFIGPGRGSAAGSVVAYCTGITNIDPLKYNLLFERFLNPDRKSMPDIDTDFDDAGRQKVIDYVVDKYGKNQVAQIITYGSMAARTSIQDVGRVLDMPLSDVNALKKLVPETLGINLKTAIEQVPELQQIYKSEDLKGVVLREAEKLEGSVRNTGVHAAGIIIAPYDLTEIVPVATAKDSDLLVTQYDGRVIEDAGVIKMDFLGLKTLTIIKDALRMIKHNHDVEIDIDYIPLDDQETYELYQRGDTNGTFQFESDGMQMYLRDLKPDKFEDLIAMNALYRPGPIEYIPNFIKRKHGQEPIVFDLDDMEEYLGETYGITVYQEQVMLLSQKLAGFSKGDADVLRKAMGKKQIEVLNKMEAQFMDGAMAKGHPKDKLTKIWNDWKAFAQYAFNKSHSTCYAFVAYQTAYLKAHYPAEYMAAVLNNQNNMEKITFFMEECRRMGVEVLGPDINESEMSFTASKRGVIRFGMAGVKGVGEKAVESIIEERNANGPYKTVYDFAQRSNTRSVNRKAYENLVMGGAFDGFGLNRAQFFAKTENGLLTGVERLIKYSNDYQNTQSSSQSSLFGGSVASYIPEPTLPTAEEWPLIEKLKYEKDVIGIYLTGHPLDNYKLELDKFCNTTVSELKNIQKAKSGEGGEEAVNILANLRKRGEICVGGLVSSVQHKMTKMGKPFGTFVLEDYNESYEFAFFGEDYVKFRNLMVEGYFLHVKGTIEEKFRQKDNWDLRVATMSLLSEMRDKFTKSLTVCLDVRALSDGLMNNLLEVINNNNQRYPSRNCQLKFKIMDGEESMSVNLSSKQFKVSPSDDLMADILSLTNTPAMLN, from the coding sequence ATGCCCGAATTTTCGCACCTGCACGTACACACCCAATTCTCCTTGCTCGACGGCGCCGCCGATATATCCAAACTGTATAAAAAAGCAGCAAAGGATGGAATGAAAGCGCTTGCCATTACCGACCATGGTAACATGTTTGGTGTGTTTAAATTTGTTGCAGAAGCGGGTAAGCATAACGTGAAACCTATTGTTGGCTGCGAGTTTTACGTGGTAAACGACAGGCACGTTAAACAATTCACCAAAGAGAAAAAAGACAAGCGTTACCACCAGCTTCTACTGGCTAAGAACCCCGAAGGGTACAAGAACCTGGTTAAACTTTGCTCGTTGGGCTACATGGAGGGCTTGTACAGCAAGTGGCCGCGAATTGATAAGGAGCTCATTCTTAAATACCATAAAGGCCTTATTGCTACTACCTGCTGCATAGGAGCATCGGTACCGCAGGCTATCCTGCGCGACGGCGAAGAAGCTGCCGAGGCGGAATTTAAATGGTGGCTGGATATTTTTGGCGAGGACTACTACATTGAGGTACAGCGTCATGAGATACCCGAGCAGGAGATCATCAACAACGTATTGCTAAAGTTTGCCAAAAAATACGGCGTGAAGGTTATCTGCTCCAACGATTCCCACTACGTGGATCAGCAGGACTCTAACGCGCACGACATTTTGCTTTGCGTAAACACCGGCGATATGCAAAGCACCCCGATAGCTACTGACGAGGAAGGTGGCAAAGGGTACCGGTTTGGCTTCCCTAACGACCAGTTTTACTTTAAGTCGCAGGAAGAAATGGGCAAGCTGTTCCATGATATTCCCGAATCATTAGATAATACCAACGAGATAGTTGACAAGGTAGAAACGCTTAAGCTGAAGCGCGACATCCTGCTGCCCAACTATGTTATTCCCGAAGAATTTAAAATACACAGTGACCTTACTCCCGATGCCGACACGCTAAACCAGTGGGAGTACTTGAAGCACCTCACCTTTATGGGGGCGAAGGAGCGCTATAAAGATATAAGCCCTGAAGCCGAAGAGCGCATAAACTTTGAGCTCTTCACTATCCGTACTATGGGGTTTGCGGGTTACTTCCTTATTGTAGCCGACTTTATAAAAGCCGGGCGAGATATGGGTGTGTTTATCGGTCCCGGCCGTGGTTCTGCAGCGGGGTCGGTAGTTGCTTACTGTACCGGCATCACCAATATAGATCCGCTTAAGTATAACCTCCTGTTCGAACGTTTCCTCAACCCGGATCGTAAGAGTATGCCCGATATTGATACGGACTTTGATGACGCCGGCCGACAGAAGGTGATAGATTACGTGGTAGATAAATATGGCAAGAACCAGGTAGCACAGATCATAACCTACGGCTCCATGGCTGCCCGTACCAGTATACAGGACGTAGGCCGGGTACTTGATATGCCGCTTTCGGACGTGAACGCGCTGAAGAAGCTGGTGCCGGAAACGCTTGGTATCAACCTTAAAACTGCTATAGAGCAGGTGCCGGAGTTGCAGCAGATATACAAATCTGAAGACCTTAAAGGGGTAGTGCTTCGCGAAGCCGAAAAGCTGGAGGGATCTGTACGTAATACCGGTGTACACGCTGCTGGTATAATTATAGCGCCCTATGACCTTACCGAGATTGTTCCGGTTGCTACGGCAAAGGACTCCGACTTGTTGGTAACCCAGTATGATGGCCGGGTGATTGAAGACGCAGGTGTTATAAAGATGGACTTTCTGGGGTTAAAGACCCTTACCATTATCAAGGACGCCTTGCGGATGATCAAGCATAATCATGATGTTGAAATCGACATAGATTACATCCCGCTGGATGACCAGGAAACCTATGAGCTTTACCAGCGCGGCGATACCAATGGTACGTTCCAGTTTGAAAGTGACGGTATGCAAATGTACCTGCGCGATCTTAAGCCGGATAAGTTTGAGGACCTTATTGCCATGAACGCCCTTTATCGCCCGGGTCCAATAGAGTACATACCAAACTTTATTAAGCGTAAGCACGGGCAGGAACCTATTGTTTTTGACCTGGACGATATGGAGGAGTACCTGGGCGAGACCTACGGTATTACCGTGTACCAGGAACAGGTGATGCTTTTATCGCAAAAACTGGCAGGCTTTAGTAAAGGCGATGCCGACGTGTTGCGTAAGGCAATGGGTAAAAAGCAGATTGAGGTGCTTAATAAAATGGAGGCGCAGTTTATGGACGGCGCTATGGCAAAAGGGCACCCTAAAGATAAGCTTACCAAAATATGGAACGACTGGAAAGCGTTCGCCCAGTACGCGTTCAATAAATCGCACTCTACCTGTTACGCGTTTGTTGCGTATCAAACCGCATACTTAAAAGCGCATTACCCCGCTGAGTACATGGCTGCGGTATTGAATAACCAGAATAACATGGAAAAGATAACCTTCTTTATGGAAGAATGTCGGCGCATGGGGGTTGAAGTTTTGGGCCCAGATATCAATGAGAGTGAAATGTCATTCACGGCGAGTAAGCGTGGGGTTATCCGCTTTGGAATGGCTGGGGTAAAAGGCGTAGGCGAGAAGGCGGTGGAGAGCATTATTGAAGAGCGTAATGCCAACGGTCCCTATAAAACTGTTTACGATTTCGCTCAGCGATCTAACACCCGGTCAGTTAACCGCAAGGCTTACGAGAACCTGGTGATGGGTGGGGCGTTTGATGGTTTTGGATTAAACCGTGCCCAGTTCTTCGCTAAAACGGAGAATGGATTGCTTACCGGTGTAGAACGACTGATAAAATACAGCAATGATTATCAGAATACGCAAAGCAGCTCACAATCTTCGCTTTTTGGTGGATCGGTTGCATCCTATATCCCCGAACCAACTTTGCCGACAGCAGAGGAGTGGCCGCTGATTGAAAAGCTGAAGTACGAAAAAGATGTTATCGGTATTTATCTTACCGGCCACCCGCTTGATAACTATAAGCTGGAGCTGGACAAATTTTGCAATACCACGGTTAGTGAGCTAAAGAATATTCAAAAAGCCAAATCTGGAGAGGGAGGCGAAGAAGCTGTAAATATATTGGCAAACCTGCGTAAGCGGGGTGAGATATGTGTGGGCGGCTTAGTATCCAGTGTTCAACATAAGATGACCAAGATGGGCAAGCCTTTTGGCACCTTTGTGTTGGAAGACTATAACGAGTCTTACGAGTTTGCTTTTTTTGGTGAGGACTACGTTAAATTCCGCAACCTCATGGTAGAAGGCTACTTCCTGCATGTAAAAGGCACCATTGAAGAAAAGTTCCGCCAGAAAGATAACTGGGATTTAAGGGTAGCTACCATGAGCCTGCTATCAGAGATGCGGGATAAGTTTACCAAATCATTAACGGTTTGCCTGGATGTACGGGCACTAAGCGATGGGTTGATGAACAACTTGTTGGAAGTGATCAATAATAACAATCAACGCTATCCGTCAAGGAATTGCCAGCTTAAGTTTAAGATAATGGATGGAGAAGAGTCGATGTCGGTAAACTTGTCATCAAAGCAATTCAAGGTAAGCCCAAGTGATGACCTTATGGCTGACATCCTGAGTTTGACGAATACCCCGGCAATGCTGAATTAA
- a CDS encoding translocation/assembly module TamB domain-containing protein, whose amino-acid sequence MERFGRIALKTILWIIASVIFLILLVVILIQVPAVQNFAKNKAVTFLQNKIHTKVEIGHISLGLPKLLVLEDVYFEDQQKDTLIAGDKLKVDITLMKLLKNKVEINEINLQGITAKVSRRADSTFNFDYILKAFAGEQKKEPKPEDTTSTMQFSVDKINLDRINVAYKDVTTGNDVKFLLGHLDTRIKDFDLDKMKFTIPKINLSGVNAKIIQTPAGSTIAQAATVDTAVTPLNMDLTLGEIDVDKVKVDYRSNEMDASVDLGKFLVNMDKIDLKNQFVGVKSITLNDTKAGVRFAKPKTVVKAAVNAVKKLDTLVSVRQTAKGWTAALGKITLANDDIKFDNDAQAPIRRGLDFAHMHIQNLNTNIENLKYNPDSLSGRVNTLTFNDKSGLKINTFHTNFFYGAHGAYLKDLLVETPGSTIQKELIVGYPSIESLTKNLGALSINANLDGSKLSLRDVLLLMPTMSSMEPFKSSPNTVLKINGRVAGTVGNLRIPNLELSGFGNTYVKASAIARGLPDVEKAYIDLNITDFRTSRRDIVRLVPKGTIPPNVSIPENMDLKGTFKGTMKNFNTRMNLRSSYGAVDLIAAMKSGRRKGSETYTANIKANNLNVGALTKQPQMVGMVTMSANISGAGLDPKTANLKFNGNVARAYVKGYNYHNLVVKGTARNGSYVANAFMGDPNIHFSLDAKANMNKKYPAVNATLMVDSIDLQKLGFTKDVMRFHGKIVADVPTADPDYLNANILATELVINNAGQRINLDTVSLISTANADSSSLRLKTPMFYAHLGGKYTLTGIAPAITDVINKYYNTGLVSKTPAVKTKYSPQQFIFDARLVKTPLVEKFVPDLKRLDPVLFNGRFNSTTGELLVNGSVPTVVYGTNTVNNMKLAVNTGNNALNYNLTVDEVKVGSSLDLLYTSISGAAQNNKLGISLQVRDQAKKERYRVAGTFSVIPDEYQFSFAQDGLLLDYTNWAVSADNFLQFGNKGILAHNFSITNANQVLSANTTSGQYNSPITVDFRNFKIETLTKLAKQDSLLVGGTINGNAVVGNFQKSPTFTAAMNISDFNFKQDTVGNIAIKVNNQTANAYAAQVSITGKGNQVDLNGMYYTTPESRFDLNLNIVNLGMKSIEGFSFGALKNASGNITGQLRITGTTTAPAVRGNINFNKVAFNVAMLNSYFTMPQESITFNDEGIRFNDFTLVDSTGNKAIVTGAVYTKTYTDFKFGMDIRTDNFRVINSTKADNQLFYGKLFLNSNIKIRGDMAKPVVDATLTVNDKTDLTIVLPTADPGVEDRKGVVEFVDKDAPKLDSILIARQLDSLKQSEITGLDVNATVNVDKNANFNIVIDERNGDVVNLKGEAHLSGGIDPSGKTSLTGTYVVNQGSYNLSYATVSRKFNFKQGSTITWTGDPTSANIDLTAIYVANVPPIDLVANQLPDASAGQYKQKLPFNVNLKLRNELMKPDISFDIVLPDSNYNVSADVTNTVATRLNQIRQDPNELNKQVLGVLILGHFIGDNPLQSQGGSAGVEGAIRSSVSGLLTDQLNNLAGSLISGVDLNFGLTSGQDYSTGTAQNRTDLNVGLSKRFLNDRLTVTVGNNFNLEGAQQGQKTSNIAGNLSVNYKLTKDGRFAIRGYRKDEYIVIQGQVIETGIGFTLTVDYNRFREIFRKRTPEEREMRRRYKQEQKQKDEQEKESQQKDKDDRTKTQTTTIQ is encoded by the coding sequence TTGGAACGATTTGGACGCATTGCCCTCAAAACTATCCTTTGGATTATTGCGAGTGTTATATTTTTGATATTGCTTGTAGTGATTTTGATACAGGTTCCCGCCGTACAAAACTTCGCTAAGAATAAAGCTGTAACTTTTCTACAAAACAAGATCCACACCAAAGTGGAGATCGGTCACATCAGCCTTGGCTTGCCTAAATTACTGGTGTTGGAAGATGTTTACTTTGAAGATCAGCAGAAAGACACGCTTATAGCAGGCGACAAGCTAAAGGTAGATATTACGTTGATGAAGCTCCTAAAAAACAAGGTAGAGATTAACGAGATAAACCTGCAAGGCATTACCGCTAAAGTTAGCCGCAGGGCAGACAGCACCTTCAACTTTGATTATATTTTAAAAGCCTTTGCCGGCGAACAAAAGAAAGAGCCCAAACCTGAGGACACTACTTCTACCATGCAGTTCTCGGTGGATAAGATAAACCTGGATAGGATAAACGTAGCGTATAAGGATGTAACTACAGGTAACGATGTAAAGTTCCTGCTAGGTCACCTTGACACACGTATAAAGGACTTTGATCTGGACAAGATGAAGTTCACCATACCAAAAATTAACTTAAGTGGGGTTAATGCTAAGATCATCCAGACTCCGGCAGGTTCAACTATTGCACAAGCAGCTACAGTTGATACTGCTGTAACGCCGCTGAATATGGACCTTACCCTCGGCGAGATAGATGTAGATAAGGTAAAGGTTGATTACCGCAGCAACGAAATGGACGCTAGTGTCGATCTCGGTAAGTTCCTGGTGAACATGGATAAGATAGACCTTAAAAACCAGTTTGTAGGTGTAAAGTCCATTACGCTGAATGATACTAAAGCAGGCGTAAGGTTTGCAAAACCGAAAACGGTAGTAAAGGCAGCTGTTAATGCCGTTAAAAAGCTGGACACACTGGTGTCGGTACGTCAGACAGCAAAGGGGTGGACGGCCGCCTTAGGAAAAATCACCTTAGCTAATGATGATATTAAATTTGATAATGATGCACAGGCACCTATCCGTCGCGGTCTGGACTTTGCCCACATGCATATTCAAAACCTGAATACCAACATTGAAAACCTGAAGTACAATCCCGACAGCTTATCCGGTCGGGTAAATACTTTAACTTTCAATGATAAAAGCGGCTTAAAGATAAACACCTTCCATACTAACTTCTTTTATGGTGCTCATGGCGCTTACCTTAAAGACCTGCTGGTGGAAACACCTGGCTCGACTATCCAAAAAGAACTGATAGTTGGCTACCCGTCTATCGAGTCGCTTACTAAAAACCTGGGTGCGCTAAGCATAAACGCCAATCTTGACGGTAGCAAGTTGAGCTTACGCGATGTACTGTTATTGATGCCAACCATGTCGTCAATGGAGCCGTTCAAATCATCACCAAATACGGTATTAAAGATTAACGGCAGGGTTGCAGGCACAGTTGGTAATCTTCGTATCCCTAACCTGGAGCTAAGCGGCTTTGGCAATACTTATGTAAAAGCATCCGCAATTGCCCGCGGCCTTCCCGATGTGGAAAAGGCGTACATCGATCTTAATATCACAGATTTCCGTACTAGCCGTCGTGATATAGTGCGCCTGGTACCTAAAGGTACTATTCCGCCAAACGTGAGTATCCCCGAGAACATGGACCTTAAAGGCACCTTCAAAGGCACCATGAAGAACTTTAACACCCGCATGAACCTGCGCAGCAGTTACGGCGCGGTTGATCTAATTGCAGCCATGAAGAGCGGCAGGCGCAAAGGCAGTGAAACCTATACTGCTAACATCAAAGCCAACAACTTAAACGTAGGCGCCTTAACCAAACAGCCGCAAATGGTAGGTATGGTTACCATGAGTGCAAACATCAGCGGTGCAGGGCTTGATCCTAAAACGGCCAACCTTAAATTTAATGGCAATGTTGCACGGGCTTATGTAAAAGGCTACAACTACCACAATCTGGTGGTTAAAGGTACAGCGCGTAACGGCAGTTATGTGGCCAACGCATTTATGGGCGATCCTAACATCCACTTCAGCCTGGATGCTAAAGCAAACATGAACAAGAAATACCCGGCGGTAAATGCAACGCTGATGGTAGATAGCATAGATTTGCAAAAACTCGGCTTTACTAAAGATGTAATGCGTTTTCATGGGAAAATTGTGGCTGATGTGCCTACTGCCGACCCTGACTACCTAAACGCTAATATCCTGGCAACCGAACTGGTGATAAACAATGCCGGTCAACGCATTAACCTGGATACCGTAAGCCTGATCTCAACCGCAAATGCAGATAGCAGCAGCCTGCGCCTTAAAACACCAATGTTTTACGCGCATTTGGGCGGTAAGTATACCCTTACCGGCATAGCCCCCGCCATTACAGATGTAATTAACAAATACTACAATACTGGTTTGGTAAGCAAAACACCGGCAGTAAAGACCAAATACTCGCCGCAGCAATTCATTTTTGATGCACGGTTGGTTAAAACTCCGCTGGTAGAAAAATTTGTTCCGGACCTAAAGCGGCTTGACCCAGTTTTGTTCAATGGCCGCTTTAACAGCACAACCGGCGAGCTACTGGTAAATGGCTCGGTGCCAACGGTAGTATATGGCACCAACACCGTTAACAACATGAAACTAGCCGTAAACACCGGCAACAACGCGCTTAACTACAACCTTACTGTTGATGAAGTTAAAGTAGGCTCATCGCTTGACCTGCTGTACACCAGCATTTCCGGTGCTGCACAAAACAACAAGCTCGGCATCAGTTTACAAGTGCGCGATCAGGCTAAGAAGGAGCGCTACCGCGTAGCAGGTACTTTCAGCGTAATACCTGACGAATACCAGTTCAGCTTTGCACAGGACGGCTTATTGCTGGATTACACAAATTGGGCGGTAAGTGCAGATAACTTCCTGCAGTTTGGCAACAAAGGTATATTAGCACACAACTTCAGCATTACCAATGCCAACCAGGTTTTGAGTGCTAATACCACATCCGGCCAGTACAACTCGCCAATAACGGTAGATTTCCGCAACTTCAAAATAGAGACACTTACCAAACTAGCTAAACAAGATTCGCTGCTTGTAGGCGGTACAATAAACGGTAATGCGGTGGTTGGTAACTTCCAGAAGTCGCCAACATTTACCGCGGCCATGAACATCAGCGACTTTAACTTCAAGCAAGATACAGTCGGCAACATAGCCATTAAGGTGAATAATCAAACTGCCAACGCCTACGCTGCACAAGTAAGCATCACCGGCAAAGGCAACCAGGTAGACCTTAATGGTATGTATTACACCACCCCCGAAAGCCGCTTTGATCTCAATCTGAATATTGTCAACCTGGGCATGAAGAGTATTGAAGGTTTCAGCTTTGGGGCATTAAAGAATGCAAGTGGCAATATCACGGGCCAGCTGCGCATTACAGGTACAACAACAGCGCCGGCAGTGCGGGGTAATATCAACTTTAACAAGGTTGCGTTTAACGTGGCAATGCTTAACTCCTACTTTACTATGCCGCAGGAAAGCATCACCTTTAACGACGAAGGTATCCGCTTTAACGACTTTACCCTTGTGGACTCCACCGGCAACAAAGCCATTGTTACCGGCGCGGTTTATACAAAAACCTATACAGACTTTAAGTTTGGTATGGATATCCGTACCGATAACTTCCGTGTGATTAACTCAACCAAAGCAGATAACCAGCTATTCTACGGTAAGCTGTTCCTGAACAGTAATATTAAGATACGCGGCGACATGGCTAAGCCTGTGGTTGATGCAACACTTACCGTTAACGACAAAACCGACCTCACCATCGTTCTGCCTACTGCGGACCCCGGCGTAGAAGACCGAAAAGGTGTGGTAGAATTTGTTGACAAGGACGCACCAAAGCTCGACTCTATCCTGATTGCGCGGCAGCTTGATTCGCTTAAACAATCTGAGATCACCGGGCTGGATGTAAATGCTACTGTTAACGTGGATAAGAATGCCAACTTTAACATTGTTATTGACGAGCGCAACGGCGACGTAGTAAACCTTAAAGGTGAGGCCCACCTCAGCGGTGGTATCGACCCAAGCGGCAAAACCAGCTTAACTGGTACCTACGTGGTTAACCAGGGATCGTACAACTTATCGTACGCAACAGTAAGCCGTAAGTTTAACTTCAAACAAGGCAGCACCATTACCTGGACCGGCGACCCAACCAGCGCAAATATCGACCTTACTGCTATTTACGTGGCCAACGTCCCTCCTATAGATCTTGTAGCTAACCAGTTGCCGGATGCAAGCGCGGGACAGTACAAGCAAAAACTACCGTTCAACGTAAACCTGAAGCTGCGTAACGAGTTAATGAAACCGGATATCAGTTTTGACATTGTATTGCCGGACAGCAACTACAACGTTTCTGCAGATGTTACCAATACCGTTGCTACCAGACTAAACCAAATAAGGCAGGACCCCAACGAGCTGAACAAGCAAGTACTGGGTGTGTTGATACTGGGCCACTTTATTGGCGACAACCCACTGCAAAGCCAGGGCGGCAGCGCCGGCGTAGAAGGTGCTATCCGCAGCAGCGTGAGTGGTTTACTTACCGATCAGCTGAACAACCTTGCAGGCAGCCTTATTTCCGGTGTCGACCTTAACTTTGGGCTAACCTCCGGGCAGGATTACTCCACCGGTACGGCGCAGAACCGAACGGACCTGAACGTAGGGCTTTCCAAGCGGTTCCTGAACGACAGGCTTACTGTTACTGTAGGTAACAACTTTAACCTGGAAGGAGCGCAGCAGGGCCAGAAAACGTCGAATATTGCGGGCAACCTGTCGGTGAATTATAAGCTGACAAAAGATGGCCGCTTCGCAATCCGAGGTTACCGCAAGGATGAATACATCGTTATACAGGGACAGGTAATAGAGACCGGCATCGGTTTTACCCTGACGGTAGACTATAACCGTTTCCGCGAGATATTCCGCAAACGCACGCCGGAAGAACGCGAAATGCGCAGGCGCTACAAGCAAGAACAAAAACAGAAAGACGAACAGGAAAAGGAGTCTCAGCAAAAAGATAAAGACGACAGGACCAAGACCCAGACCACAACCATACAATGA